Part of the Leucoraja erinacea ecotype New England chromosome 15, Leri_hhj_1, whole genome shotgun sequence genome, CAGAATCTGTTGTCGGCCCGTCGTACACTGCAACAAAATCGTATGAGCAACTTGATGTAGCTTCAAGCCTGCCAATAAAATATTTATAGTTAATAAGTGGGACAATGATAGATATAAGCAATGGTGAAAGTTTTTAGGGATCATTCCTTCATCATATTTAACACAAAATGTACAGtaacatagtcatagaatcatagagtcttacaacgtggaaacaagccctgcggctcaacttgcccacagcgaccaacctgtcccatccacactagtcccacctgtttatATAGTAACAACTTGCAAAATCATTCTTTGGACTCTAATGCTAATAAGAAGGTTATTCTGAATCATAAACACAAACTGCTTATAAACCTTGACCTCACATACTTTCTGTAACTATTGCCCATCACCTTGAATAATTATCCCAGAATCAaccctttatagaaacatagaggcagaaaacaggtgcaggaggaggttacacagaaaagctggagaaactcagcgggtgcagcagcatctatggagcgaaggaaataggcaacgtttcgggccgaaacccttcttcagactgatcaggggtgggggtgggtggggacaagaaagggaaaaggaggagtagccggaaggctggagggtgggaggagacagcaggggagctgaggaaggggaggagacagcaaggactaacagaattgggagaagtcgatgttcatgcccccggggtgcagactccccaaacggaatatgaggtgctgttcctccaatttccggtgctgctcgctgtggccatggaggagacccaggacagagaggtcggaggcggagtgggagggggagttgaagtgctgagccaccgggaggtcagctaggttattgcggaccgagcggaggtgttcggcgaaacgatcgcccaacctccgcttggtctcaccgatatagctctgctgacatctagagcagcggacgcaatagatgaggttggaagagatgcaggtaaacctctgtcgcacctggaacgattgcttgggtccctgaacggagttgaggggggaggtaaagggacaagtgttgcatctcctgcggccgcaagggaaagtgcccggggagggggtggaccgagagggaagggaagaattgacaagggagttatggagggagcggtctttgcggaaggcagatatggggggagatgggaagatgtggctagtagtggggtcacgttggaggtggcgaaactgacggaggattattttttgtatgtgatggcgggtggggtgaaaggtgaggactagggggactcggcccttgttgcgagtgcggggatggggagagagagcagtgttgcggggtatggaagagaccctggtgcgagcctcatttatggtggaggaggggaacccccgttccctgaatagtgaggacatttcagatgtcctggtgtggaacgcctcatccgtggagcagatgcggcgtagacggaggaattgggagtaggggatggagtccttacaggaagcagggtgggaagaagtgtagtccagatatattcaggaccttcagcccttccagccagcaccgccatccactataagtaacccgtgcctgcctactccccataccccttgattccgctagtcccaagagctctatctaactcatccagtgaattggcctccactgccagggTGAAAGGAAATAGGGAGCTCCAGGCTGTTTTGCTTAACActttcaaactgaaaaatgctAAAAGGTACTATAAAAGATGTTTGACAATATACTAAGAAACATGAATCAATATGGTTTCATGAAGGGGAGCTACAGTGGTACATATGCTCCAACACAAATTCTTCTGAACGCAGTTTCATGAATGTATTCAGGTCATTTGAATCAATCAGAAATTGTTAATTGACAGCAAATCTCTTGACACTACTAATAACATGAATTAAAAGATGACAACTTATTGACTTACTGAAAGTCAGAAAACCGCAGCTGTACTACTTGTGTGCTGTTCACTCTTATGTACCAAATGCAGTCTGCATTATGTGGATAGGGGTGTGGATAACCAGGACTGAAAAGAGATCCAAAGGCATCGCCAAGATAACCTCCACACAAATGACCTATGACCAATAATGAAAAGGATAAGTCTACGTAAGACATTATGTAGTATAAatgaacattttgtgtctttccctcaaaatgtccttcctttcattattcagtacaaTTACTCTTGCAATAAGTTTCTAAAGCTACCAGTCAACATGTCATTCTGTTGATCTTCCTAAATCTTGACAATGATTGTCCATGCCCCAGTTCCTGGTCCCAATTAATCTTTATTTTCCCTCCCTGATTGCTGCAGTGAATCCTAACACTctttgggcacaaagtgctggagtaactcagcagatcaggcagcgtctcaggagaacatggatgggtgacactttcagtcaatagtcaatttaattgtcatttggacccctggatgtccaaacgaaatgccgtttctgcagccatacattacaaacaaatagaccatagacacaacataatttacattttacataaacatctatcacattgctgtgatggaaggccaaaaaaaaaacttctctccactgcactctccccccccccccccccccccccccccgatgtcagagtcaaagtcaaagccccggctggcgatggcgatggtcccgcggccattaaagcgacgccgggtgatgcaaggtcgcacaccgggtcttgatgttggagcccccggcgtgcgctcgcagagtcccgcggacattccaagccgcgcggggcagtgatgtaggccccgctccaggagctcttcgaccccgcaactcgggcgggagaagtcgccgttgcaggagccctgaaaaacggtctccctccagggacccgcgggctcccggtgccgccgtccgcagacccgcagttgcagcctccgcatcagcagcagcgctccaccaccgctcctcccgctctggactcggccagctacgcgacggtgaggtgagtcgggaCCAGAGTCTCCCGCTTctactgttggaggccgctcctcgttgccgCCCCccacgacaactgagacccgacaagaaaaggtcgggtctcccatgcagggagagatttaaaagttaccccttccctcccaccccacccccacccacgccccccacaccccccaacataaaataacaaaaactacatagaaacatagacaaaaaataataaaaacgcggacaggctgcagaggccgctgctgaccagagtcgcgccgcctaccggagaggTCAGGACCGTTCCTCAGACTTTAACACCTCTTCCTGTGCAATGCCAGAGTGAAGCTGATTCAATAGAATATAACTTAGGGAAATTCCTATTTTAAAATCACACCTACTGCTTGGATAGGATAAACCTACTGTATCATCCATTCATGTGATCAAACTACATCTTCTTGAAGTACAATATTGGTACTCAGAAGATTGTCATTTGCAAttacaatttttatcattaattttcTTGACGTTAATTGATAAATTGTTTTAAGACAAGTTAAATGGTGAACATATCTAAATTTCCTAATTTCCCTAGCATGCAATTTTGAACAATATATTTCACAAAATTCACCGTTATTGATGGGAAGTGATTGGTATCTTGCGATGAAGCCACGGCTGGTTATGCTGGAATCTGACCGAAAATAAATTGTCATACTGTTGGACGACGATATCAAAGCTTCACTTGGATTTGAGCAAAGTCTTGCAAGCAAAGTAGAATCTGTTGAAGGGCCATCATATATTGCAACGTAATCAAACGGGCAATTTTGACCCATTTCAAGACTGTCAAGAGAATAAGTAGTTTGAACATTTATTATATAATAATTAGCTTTTATTCATTAATTATCTTAAATTCAGACAATCATGAATGTATCTACTTTTTAAACAccatatctatctatgtatctaagagTCTCTTAAAACCACTATCATatctccttccaccaccaccccctgacatcatgttccagacacccactactctctgtaaaACCTTGCCCTGCCCATCCCTTTTAAACCTTCTCCCATTGACCTTAAACCTCtcgtgtttgacatttccacccaaggtagaaggttctgactgtctaccctatctatgcctttcataattttaaatacagtacATCTGTCAGATCTGCCATTGTACAGTTGTAACAGTTATCTCACAACTGCgcaaagcattggtgaggccacagctggaatattgtatgcaattctggtcacctgaCAATTGAAAAGATATCATTTGGCTGGAAAGACTTACACAGATGGAGAGCTCAAGTTAAAAGGAAAGAGTGGATAGGCTGGAGTTTGTCTCTggagtggaggaggctgagggtgattgtaagggcctgtcccactacccaattttttcagcgacttgccggcacccttcgtagtcgcagcaggtcgctgaaaattttcaacatgttgaaaatccagcggtgaccagaaaaaggtacgactctttgggcgactactcacgaccatacaggcgccaCCCCTCGAGGTAGGTACAACTACAAAGTTTAAAAGATATATGGACAAGTAgatggaaaggaaagatttagaggcatAAGGGCCAAAAGTCCATAAATGAGACCAGTTCAGGCAGATATCTTGGTGGTTTGGATAAGATAGGCCTAAAGGCCTGCTTCCATATTGTATAACGACACGACTCTACCTTGACTCTAATTAGAATCAATCTACAAACGATAATTAATTGGCAGCGTACACTATTACATTGGTGCCATGACACTGTTTGGTATCATAAAATGAACGTTTATTAATCTTCACTTACTCAAAGtcagtaaattgcagatcaatTATTTGGTGGCTTTCCACTcttatgtgccaaatgcagcttGCAGAATTTGGATAGGAGTCTGGATAATATGGACTGCTAACAATTCCATTAGCACCATCAAGATAACCTCCACACGATCCACCTAGGAACAATAAGGAAATGGAGAAATCAAGGTGCGACAAGGTGCTGACCtgcagagtgtttccagcatgttctgtatttatttcagaatttcagcagctgcagttttttttaagttcagaGGAACATTGACCATAATAACATTGAaccacagagagagtgagagaggttgagatggagagagagttTGCCAATACAAGAATCAGCAAGAGATAACCATCTTCAACGTTTACTCCATCCAGGAGTGTGATGAAATTCCAAATAAAGTGTTCACTACTGGAATATTAGATATATTAATGACTAGAAGACTCTAAAGAGTTGATAAAGAAAATACAAGGGAACATTTGACTTGAATGAAGTGCATTAGACTTGAGAAACCAAACTCAACTGGCCTTGTGTGGAAGAAATGTCACCATTCCaagaaaacaaattaattttccATCTTTTATACCTTAGGAACAGATGATTTGTTCATTTATAAACTTGCTATTTTTGAGAGTCTGCTAGGTGCAACTGGCACCTGTACTTTCTGCACAACATGGCTGCAAAACACATTTAGACCATCCTGGAATTAGTAAGATATTATTAAAATGCAAAATCATTGCATTCTATCTTTGCGGCTCATTTGCGTTTGACAGGTGAGTTACTAATCATTGCCCCAACAGTACTTCAGTGTCTGGATGGTAACTGCTTAAAGTTCTTGTCTAAAATATGCAAAATTACAATAGTTATGAACACCCTCGTACTTACCTTTAGTTTGTGAA contains:
- the LOC129704002 gene encoding deleted in malignant brain tumors 1 protein-like, encoding MASKAGMLLHVVLITFTFYTQSHEFTVTPGGSCGGYLDGANGIVSSPYYPDSYPNSASCIWHIRVESHQIIDLQFTDFDLEMGQNCPFDYVAIYDGPSTDSTLLARLCSNPSEALISSSNSMTIYFRSDSSITSRGFIARYQSLPINNGHLCGGYLGDAFGSLFSPGYPHPYPHNADCIWYIRVNSTQVVQLRFSDFQ